The Zhihengliuella sp. ISTPL4 genomic interval AGATCGTCGCGGCTCTTGGACTGCACGCGCAGCTCGTCGCCCTGGATCTGGCTCTTCACACCCTTCGGGCCCTCATCGCGGATGATCTTGCCGATCTTCTTCGCGTTCTCGGACGAGATGCCGTCCTTGAGGCTCGACACGATGCGGAACTCCTTGCCGCTGGCGAAGGGCTCACCCGAGTCGAGGCTCTTCAGCGAGATCCCGCGCTTGATCAGCTTGGACTGGAACACGTCGAGGACGGCGTTCGCGCGCTCCTCCGTGTTCGCGGTGATGAGGATCTGCTCGCCGCTCCAGGCGATCGAAGCGCCGGTCCCCTTGAAGTCGTAGCGCTGCTCCACCTCTTTGCGCGCCTGGTTCAGGGCGTTCTCGGCCTCCTGGCGATCCACTTTCGAGACGATGTCAAAGGAACTGTCAGCCATGACTCAACTGTATCCGCGGGTGTCCGGAAAGTCCCGCCGGCGCGGCTCCGCGGGAGAGAGCGCCGCCCCGGCGCCTCGACTCCGTCGACGCCGTCGAACGCGGCTCGATCGATCGCGTCCTCCGCGATGCGCCGCACCGTACTGGCGGTGACGCCGCGCGCTGACGCTTTCACCGTCGGCGACATGGAAGCGTTTTCATGCCTCGCGCCTCGCTCCGGGCCGATCACGGGTTGATATCAACGCTTTCGCGGATTGTGATCATGTTTGAAAACGATGCATACTGTAAGCGCTTGCAGTCTTGCAGGCGCTCAGCACTGAGAGAGGCACACACCAATGAAGGTGAACAAGAGGGGCATGGTCGCCGCGGGCGCCATCGCCATCGTTTCGGCTCTGACGCTCGCCGGCTGCTCGACCGGATCCGGCGGCGACGACTCTTCCTCCGGTGAGGACAGCGGCGGCACGCTGACGGTCTGGGTCGACGCCGAGCGGGTCGATGCGCTGCAGGGCGCAGCGGACGCGTACCAGGAGAAGACCGGTGTCACGGTCAAGCTGGTGGGGAAGTCCGTCGACGACATGAAGGACGACTTCATCCAGCAGGTCCCGACCGGCAAGGGTCCGGACGTGGTCATGGGCGCTCACGACTGGCTCGGCGAGCTCTCGACCAACGGTGTCGTCGCTCCGATCGAACTCGGCGACAGCTCCGAGGACTACCTCCCCGTCGCCCTGCAGGCAGCGACCTATGAAGGCACCGTCTACATGCTTCCGTACGCGGTCGAGAACATCGCCGTGCTGCGCAACGCCGACCTCGTCCCGGAGCCCGCGACGAGCTTCGACGACATGGTCTCGAAGGGCACGTTCGTCGTGGAGCAGGGCGCCGAGGGAAACCCCTACCACCTGTACCCGTTCCAGACCGCGTTCGGTGCTCCGGTCTTCGGCACCGACGACAGCGGCAGCTACGACCCGACCGACCTTCAGCTCGGCAGCGAGGGCGGCTTCGCCTTCGCCGACTGGCTGGGTGTGCAGGGCGCGGCCGGCACGCTGAACACCGACATCGACGGCGAGATCGCCAAGCAGCAGTTCCTCGACGGCACCGCCGCCTTCTGGCTGACCGGTCCGTGGAACGTGGGGGCGGCCACCGAGGCCGGCATCAACGTCGAGATCGACCCGATCCCGAGCCCGACGGGGGAGACGGCCTCGCCGTTCGCCGGCGTCAAGGGCTTCTTCGTGAGCGCGGAGTCGAAGAACAAGGTCGCCGCCAACGACTTCCTCGTCAACTACCTCGGCACGGAAGACGTGCAGCTGGAGCTGTTCAAGGCGGGCAACGTGCTCCCGGCCCTGACGGCTGCCGCGGACACCGCGGCGTCCGACCCGATCATCGCCGGCTTCCAGGCCGTCGGCGCCGACGCGGTCCCGATGCCGGCGATCCCGGCGATGGGCGCGGTCTGGCAGTTCTGGGGCGTGGCCGAGGCCGCGATCATCAACGGCGAAGACCCGCAGGCGACGTGGCAGAAGCTCGTCGACGACGTGACCGCGGCGATCGAGTAACGCCCGACCAGACGACGACCCTGCCGGGGCGGGCCGCCCAGCCCGCCCCGGCAGGACCATGACGAGGACGACATGACAGACACCGAAGAGCGCACCGCGCCCCCCACGCCTCGGCAGCGCCAGGCGGCGAAGATCGCCGAGGCGGCCTCCCGACCGATCGGGTGGATGCTGCTCAAGATCCTGCTGCTGGCGATCGTGGACGCGATCGCGGTCTACGCCGTGTTCGTGCTGCTCGTCCAGCGCGAGTGGCTCGTCCTCGGCCTCGTCGTCGCGGTGACGGTCGTCGTCAACTACATCTACTTCTCCCGCAAGCGCATCGCGGCGAAGTACCTCACCCCCGGCATCATCTTCCTGGTCCTGTTCCAGGTCTTCACGCTGCTCTACACGGGCTACATCGGCTTCACGAACTACGGCACCGGCCACAACGGGAGCAAGGAGCAGGCGATCTCGTCGCTGCTCGCCTCCGCGCAGGAGCGCGTCGAGGACTCGCCGACGTATCCGGTCACGGTGGTCGAGCAGTTCGGCACCTACGGCTTCCTCGTCACGGATCCCGAGGACGGTGATGCGCTCCTCGGCACGGCGGAGCAGCCACTCGCCGAGGTCGACGCGCAGTTCGAAGGCGGCAAGGCCGTCGCCGTGGACGGGTGGACTACGCTTCCGCTCGCCACCGTCTTCACTCTCTCGGAGGAGCTGGAGCAGCTCTCCGTCCCGTTCAGCGACGACCCCAACGAGGGCAGCCTCCGTGCACCCGACGGGCAGAACGGCTACCTCTACGTCTCGACGCTGACCTACGACGCCGATGCCGACACGATCACGGACACCGCGACCGGCACGGTCTACAGCGACACGGGTGACGGCGCGTTCACCGCCGAGGACGGCGCGCAGCTGCTGCCCGGCTGGCAGACCACGGTCGGCTTCGACAACTTCATCCGCGCGGTGACCGACGAGTCCATCCGCGGTCCGCTCATCTCCGTCACGATCTGGACCTTCGTCTTCGCACTCGTGTCCGTCGCGACGACGTTCTTCCTCGGCCTGCTCCTCGCGCTCGTCTTCAACAACACGCGCATGCGATTCCGGAACGGCTACCGCATCATCCTGATCCTCCCGTATGCCTTCCCGGCGTTCCTCTCGGCGCTCGTCTGGGCCGGGATGATGAACGAGAGCTTCGGGTTCATCAACCAGGTGCTTTTCGGCGGCGCGGCCATCCCGTGGCTCACCGACCCGGTGCTGGCGAAGGTGTCCGTGCTGCTGGTGAACCTCTGGCTCGGCTTCCCGTACATGTTCCTCGTCTGCATGGGGGCGCTGCAGGGCATCCCGGAGGACGTCAACGAGGCCGCCGTCATGGACGGCGCCAACGCGTGGCAGATCTTCCGCCGCATCAAGCTGCCGCTGCTGCTGGTGACCGTGGCGCCGCTGCTGATCTCGTCGTTCGCGTTCAACTTCAACAACTTCAACCTGATCTACATGCTGACCAAGGGCGGCCCGCGCTTCAGTGACGTGTCGATCCCGGTCGGCCACACCGACATCCTCATCTCGATGGTCTACAAGGTCGCGTTCACGGGACAGACGCGCGACTACGGTCTCGCCTCCGCCTTCACGATCCTGATCTTCGTCGTGGTCGCGACGATCTCGATCATCAGCTTCCGCAAGACCAAGGCCCTCGAGGAGCTGAACTGACATGAGCACCGTCCGCAGCACCCGCACCGCCCGCCGCACCGCCCGCCGCACCGCTCCGTCGCGCCGTCCGTTCGGCGCCTGGTTCGCCGACACCGGCTGGCGTCACCTCGTCGCGATCGTGGTGAGCGCGTTCGCCCTCTTCCCGCTCCTCTATGTCGTGTCGGCCTCGCTCAACCCGCAGGGCACGCTCACCGGGTCGAACCAGCTCTTCTCGGCCATCGGGATCGACAGCTACGTGCGCATCCTCAGCGATCCCCAGAACCCGTACGGGACATGGTTCCTGAACACCCTGCTCATCGCGGTCGTGACCGGAGCGGTCACCGTCTTCATCGGAGCGTGTGCGGCCTACGCGTTCTCGCGCATGCGCTTCGCCGGACGTCGGGTCGGGCTCGTCACCATCGTCGTGGTGCAGATGTTCCCGCAGCTGCTCGCGGTCGTCGCGATCTTCCTGCTGATGTCGACGCTGGGGGACTGGTTCCCGGCGATCGGCCTCAACACCCACACGGGCCTGATCCTCGTCTACCTCGGCGGCGCGCTCGGCGTGAACACCTACCTGATGTACGGATTCTTCAACACGATCCCCAAGGAGATCGACGAGGCGGCCCGCATCGACGGCGCCGGGCACGCACGGATCTTCTTCACGATCATCCTGCGCCTGGTCGCCCCGATCCTCGCGGTCGTCGGTCTGCTCTCCTTCATCGGCACGGTGAACGAGTACGTGATCGCGAGCGTCATGCTCGTCGACGTGGATCAGCAGACCCTCGTCGTCGGTCTGACCAAGCTCGTGGCGAACCCCCGCTACGCCGACTGGTCGGCCTTCTCGGCCGGCGCGGTCATGGCCGCGATCCCGGTCATGGTGCTCTTCCTCTTCCTGCAGAAGTACATCGTCGGCGGTCTGACCGCGGGGGCGACCAAGGGCTGATCGAAGTGCTGCACGGTGCCGGCATCCGGCCTCCGGCTGTCGTGGCGGATCGGGGGCCGCGGGATCCGATGACTCGGATAGGTCAGACGCGGCGTTGCTCCTCACCGGTGTGAGGGCTCGGGCCTACGGTGGGAGCATGGCGCGCGTGGGGGGACGGAACCTCGGGATCAGCTGGTTCGCCGGCATCGTGTGCGCAGGGATCGTCGCCGGACTCGTCTGGCTGTCACTGCCGATGGTGCCGATCCTCGCGCAGTTCGCCGGCGACGCTCTGCGCAACACCTTCCCGTGAGCGGCGCCGACCCGCGGAAGCGCGCGTATGGCGACACGTCGGCACGCCTCCGGAAGCGCCGGGACGCGCGGCGGTAATCTCACACTGCACATCCCCGATGAGAGGCGCATCCCATGAGTGATCCCGAGGCTCGTCAGCCCGAGAAGTCGAACGACGTCGACGACGTCGTCGGCAGCGCGAACGCCGGTCTCGACGCCGCGGCCGCGGCCCGCGGAGATGTCTCCGGCCACGCCGACGACTCACGCGCGGATGATCCCCGTGCCGCAGACGCCGATGCCGCCCCGGCCGGCACCGAGCCGGCGACCGACTCCACGGTGACGCGTCAGGAGTCCGCTGTCGATCCGGACCTCGCCGCGTTCGAGGCTGCCGAGCGCGAGCACCCCGGCACCTTCGGGTCCGCCGTGCCGACGCCCTCGCGCAACGACGCTGACCGCTTCACCGCCGATCGCCGTGACGCGGATCTGCGGGACGCCGACCGACGCGACGCGACGCCGGAGACCTCGCTCTACGCGACCCCCGAGACCTCTCTGTACGACACGCCGACCCCTTCGGCGCACGAGGAGTCGGCGATGGCGGGCGCGGCCTACGCGTCGCACGCCGACGACACCGACACCCGGATCGTGCCGTCCGAGCCGCTCACCAACGGCGCGGCCGCCGCACAGCAG includes:
- a CDS encoding YajQ family cyclic di-GMP-binding protein, translated to MADSSFDIVSKVDRQEAENALNQARKEVEQRYDFKGTGASIAWSGEQILITANTEERANAVLDVFQSKLIKRGISLKSLDSGEPFASGKEFRIVSSLKDGISSENAKKIGKIIRDEGPKGVKSQIQGDELRVQSKSRDDLQSVIALLKGSDLDIDLQFINYR
- a CDS encoding sugar ABC transporter substrate-binding protein; translated protein: MKVNKRGMVAAGAIAIVSALTLAGCSTGSGGDDSSSGEDSGGTLTVWVDAERVDALQGAADAYQEKTGVTVKLVGKSVDDMKDDFIQQVPTGKGPDVVMGAHDWLGELSTNGVVAPIELGDSSEDYLPVALQAATYEGTVYMLPYAVENIAVLRNADLVPEPATSFDDMVSKGTFVVEQGAEGNPYHLYPFQTAFGAPVFGTDDSGSYDPTDLQLGSEGGFAFADWLGVQGAAGTLNTDIDGEIAKQQFLDGTAAFWLTGPWNVGAATEAGINVEIDPIPSPTGETASPFAGVKGFFVSAESKNKVAANDFLVNYLGTEDVQLELFKAGNVLPALTAAADTAASDPIIAGFQAVGADAVPMPAIPAMGAVWQFWGVAEAAIINGEDPQATWQKLVDDVTAAIE
- a CDS encoding sugar ABC transporter permease; this encodes MSTVRSTRTARRTARRTAPSRRPFGAWFADTGWRHLVAIVVSAFALFPLLYVVSASLNPQGTLTGSNQLFSAIGIDSYVRILSDPQNPYGTWFLNTLLIAVVTGAVTVFIGACAAYAFSRMRFAGRRVGLVTIVVVQMFPQLLAVVAIFLLMSTLGDWFPAIGLNTHTGLILVYLGGALGVNTYLMYGFFNTIPKEIDEAARIDGAGHARIFFTIILRLVAPILAVVGLLSFIGTVNEYVIASVMLVDVDQQTLVVGLTKLVANPRYADWSAFSAGAVMAAIPVMVLFLFLQKYIVGGLTAGATKG
- a CDS encoding ABC transporter permease subunit; the encoded protein is MTDTEERTAPPTPRQRQAAKIAEAASRPIGWMLLKILLLAIVDAIAVYAVFVLLVQREWLVLGLVVAVTVVVNYIYFSRKRIAAKYLTPGIIFLVLFQVFTLLYTGYIGFTNYGTGHNGSKEQAISSLLASAQERVEDSPTYPVTVVEQFGTYGFLVTDPEDGDALLGTAEQPLAEVDAQFEGGKAVAVDGWTTLPLATVFTLSEELEQLSVPFSDDPNEGSLRAPDGQNGYLYVSTLTYDADADTITDTATGTVYSDTGDGAFTAEDGAQLLPGWQTTVGFDNFIRAVTDESIRGPLISVTIWTFVFALVSVATTFFLGLLLALVFNNTRMRFRNGYRIILILPYAFPAFLSALVWAGMMNESFGFINQVLFGGAAIPWLTDPVLAKVSVLLVNLWLGFPYMFLVCMGALQGIPEDVNEAAVMDGANAWQIFRRIKLPLLLVTVAPLLISSFAFNFNNFNLIYMLTKGGPRFSDVSIPVGHTDILISMVYKVAFTGQTRDYGLASAFTILIFVVVATISIISFRKTKALEELN